In Sphingobium sp. B2D3C, a genomic segment contains:
- a CDS encoding SIR2 family protein — protein sequence MAFKDLEGTDLGYLSKSIEDGRAIIVLGAGASASSSNRVGPVPAGSALSKLLADRAGLPYDGEVLADVLSAVTPILGDAGCLALYKERYLGVNPAQDLQDLFSFTWKRLYTWNIDDSIDNISNFKAQSHSIFNGIEDKIAEPIGPHQLQVIYLHGQIVKAEKGLIMTDVDYARYIKSDRHFWYQEAARDYLKYCPIFIGSALNEPIFKAELERAKRHGISNPGKCFAITPDKLSPMIKAALNARGIVHIEGTLLDFVNWLKGQYPIGLTPKKIVANTNSFDASALQLLKPADLEAAQALRPISLSNLSVAVRDLPFGAKSNLARQFLQGFPPSWLIAASDIPVHLEALTSLKDSIRTAMGNGAELFVTLGQSGSGKSTATMMALLEIASKDKDLALYDVAPDTKSLKKALAVLCRVETKKAIVHIGELFLYGGSIREDLEALQGKDVLLVGTARSSEWSEHLSRYLDDVSSTMDFQRFTREDYTPLINRLIEYVPAPNFKRMSDAQRRRKLSSSKSQLLIALQEATESSNFSDIISSEFINLPDDDTKKLLVLVSIATIARVGISEAMARQAFEQFAEQRSFENAMSALSGIVADTGGGRLLARHELYAHHVLDTLTSPQEFLGVASRVLHIFGNYETPVIKYSSRQDGILFKFLLNHDFIFSRVKRFKDRQFGASYYQNHEVDFQLDGHFWLQYGLFMGRIGRDAEAAEILTQSIRAYPDNPFAAHALADLQLKLVRNAVQFDKKISSLLEEAVASLNLMDKRQESRTDHYPLVTLANGHIGCLIAHGFADEALALSQEYYERLTILEKMQQNQAVKAARKRQLVFATTREWDLPLKSRLPQHKGNNSPTFKNRGSVGKMSGKR from the coding sequence ATGGCGTTTAAAGATTTGGAAGGCACGGACCTCGGCTATTTAAGCAAGTCGATCGAAGACGGCAGGGCGATCATCGTGCTTGGCGCTGGGGCGTCCGCGAGCAGTAGTAACAGAGTTGGTCCTGTTCCCGCTGGATCAGCCCTTTCAAAACTGTTGGCTGATCGAGCAGGCTTGCCATATGACGGAGAGGTTCTTGCAGACGTACTAAGTGCAGTAACACCCATTTTAGGTGATGCAGGCTGCTTAGCGTTATACAAAGAACGCTACCTCGGCGTTAATCCCGCGCAAGATTTGCAGGACCTGTTTTCTTTTACTTGGAAAAGATTATATACTTGGAACATCGATGATAGCATAGATAATATTTCTAATTTTAAAGCCCAGTCTCATTCAATATTCAATGGAATAGAAGATAAAATAGCCGAACCAATTGGTCCTCATCAGCTCCAAGTTATTTATCTTCACGGTCAGATCGTAAAGGCTGAAAAAGGTCTGATAATGACCGATGTTGATTATGCTAGGTACATTAAAAGTGATAGGCATTTTTGGTATCAGGAAGCGGCTAGAGACTATTTAAAATATTGTCCAATATTTATCGGGTCAGCACTTAACGAGCCAATATTCAAGGCTGAATTAGAGCGCGCAAAGCGGCACGGAATATCGAACCCGGGAAAATGCTTTGCTATTACGCCCGATAAGCTATCCCCCATGATAAAGGCGGCACTAAATGCGCGGGGAATTGTGCACATCGAGGGTACTTTGCTCGATTTTGTTAACTGGCTAAAAGGCCAGTATCCCATCGGACTGACTCCTAAAAAAATAGTGGCCAATACCAACAGCTTTGATGCGAGTGCCCTACAGCTTTTAAAGCCGGCTGATTTGGAGGCGGCTCAGGCTTTACGTCCAATTTCTCTCTCGAATCTCTCGGTAGCTGTACGGGACCTTCCTTTCGGGGCTAAATCGAACCTTGCTAGGCAGTTCCTGCAGGGTTTTCCACCGAGTTGGCTAATTGCAGCATCTGATATTCCAGTCCACCTTGAAGCACTTACCTCTCTGAAAGACTCAATAAGGACAGCCATGGGGAACGGTGCGGAACTGTTCGTAACACTAGGGCAATCTGGAAGCGGAAAATCGACAGCAACAATGATGGCCCTCCTGGAAATAGCGTCGAAGGATAAAGACCTCGCGCTGTATGACGTTGCGCCGGATACAAAATCACTCAAAAAGGCCTTGGCGGTTTTATGTAGAGTGGAAACTAAGAAGGCGATTGTGCATATCGGAGAGCTTTTTCTTTACGGCGGATCAATCAGGGAAGACTTGGAGGCGCTGCAAGGCAAGGATGTACTTCTGGTAGGAACTGCGCGTTCAAGTGAATGGTCTGAACATTTGTCGAGATATTTAGATGATGTTTCTTCAACGATGGATTTTCAACGTTTTACTCGGGAGGATTATACTCCACTCATTAATAGATTGATCGAATATGTTCCGGCGCCAAACTTTAAAAGAATGTCAGATGCACAACGTCGAAGAAAGCTATCAAGCTCAAAAAGCCAATTGCTTATAGCTCTTCAGGAAGCAACGGAGTCTTCCAACTTTTCCGACATTATCTCGAGTGAGTTTATAAACCTACCCGATGACGATACAAAAAAATTATTAGTCCTTGTTAGCATTGCTACGATTGCGCGGGTGGGCATATCTGAGGCTATGGCAAGACAGGCGTTCGAACAATTTGCGGAACAGCGTTCATTCGAAAATGCGATGTCCGCGCTTTCCGGTATCGTGGCAGACACCGGCGGAGGAAGGTTGCTGGCTCGTCACGAACTGTACGCCCACCACGTTCTAGACACCCTTACGTCTCCACAAGAGTTTTTAGGTGTTGCGAGCCGCGTGCTTCATATATTCGGTAACTACGAGACCCCGGTGATAAAATATTCCAGTCGACAAGATGGCATATTGTTTAAGTTTCTTTTAAATCATGATTTTATTTTCAGTAGGGTCAAGCGATTTAAAGATAGACAATTTGGTGCCTCTTATTATCAAAATCATGAGGTGGACTTTCAGCTAGATGGACATTTTTGGCTTCAATACGGACTATTTATGGGTCGCATTGGGCGTGATGCCGAAGCGGCGGAAATTTTAACGCAGTCCATTCGCGCGTATCCGGATAATCCTTTCGCTGCCCACGCGCTAGCCGACCTTCAACTTAAGTTGGTCAGAAATGCAGTCCAGTTTGACAAGAAGATCAGCTCCTTACTTGAAGAAGCTGTGGCCTCCTTGAATTTAATGGACAAACGACAAGAAAGCCGGACGGACCATTATCCCTTGGTTACGTTGGCCAATGGTCATATCGGCTGTCTCATCGCTCATGGATTTGCCGATGAGGCACTTGCACTCTCTCAAGAATATTACGAGCGCCTAACAATATTAGAGAAAATGCAACAAAATCAGGCCGTTAAAGCAGCAAGAAAAAGACAACTCGTATTTGCGACGACGCGTGAGTGGGATTTACCTCTGAAATCTAGATTACCGCAGCATAAGGGAAATAATTCGCCAACCTTTAAAAATCGAGGGTCCGTGGGAAAAATGAGTGGAAAGCGCTAG
- a CDS encoding amidohydrolase family protein, with translation MIIDCHGHVSAPVELWAYKASLLAHRGSHGRGSVKVTDEQIIAAAHHKETWPDGHIELLHNHGTDMQLISPRPFQMMNSAKPARVVHWFCEEVNTLIHRQCTLIPEMFIPVAGLPQVAGEPIENVFAEMDRCVAMGFKGFLLNPDPYENGAEEAPPLGDRYWYPLYEKLCELDLPAHIHATGSQSERSPYSLHFINEETIATYNLCTSSVFDDFPQLKVVVSHGGGAIPYQLGRFESQSRRTKHLFSERMAKLYFDTVLYTEGALRLLIETVGPERCLFGSECPGVGSTIDPATGKQMDHIAPFIQKFDFLSDADKKLIFEDNARKVFNLEV, from the coding sequence ATGATCATCGACTGCCATGGTCACGTCAGCGCTCCGGTGGAGCTTTGGGCCTATAAGGCGAGCCTGCTCGCGCATCGCGGCTCGCACGGGCGCGGCAGCGTCAAGGTGACGGACGAGCAGATCATTGCCGCCGCGCACCACAAGGAGACCTGGCCGGACGGGCACATCGAGCTGCTGCACAATCACGGCACGGACATGCAGCTCATCTCGCCGCGCCCGTTCCAGATGATGAACTCGGCCAAGCCCGCGCGCGTCGTCCACTGGTTCTGCGAGGAGGTGAACACCCTCATCCACCGTCAGTGCACGCTCATCCCGGAGATGTTCATCCCGGTCGCCGGCCTGCCGCAGGTGGCGGGCGAGCCCATCGAGAATGTCTTTGCGGAGATGGATCGTTGCGTCGCCATGGGCTTCAAGGGCTTCCTGCTCAACCCGGACCCCTATGAGAATGGCGCCGAGGAAGCCCCGCCGCTGGGCGACCGCTACTGGTATCCGCTCTATGAGAAGCTGTGCGAGCTGGATCTGCCCGCGCACATCCACGCCACCGGCTCCCAGTCCGAGCGCTCGCCTTATTCGCTGCACTTCATCAATGAAGAGACGATCGCCACCTATAACCTGTGCACCTCATCGGTGTTCGATGATTTCCCGCAGCTCAAGGTGGTGGTGAGCCACGGCGGCGGCGCCATCCCCTATCAGCTCGGCCGCTTCGAATCCCAGTCGCGCCGCACCAAGCACCTCTTCTCCGAGCGCATGGCCAAGCTCTATTTCGATACCGTGCTCTACACCGAGGGCGCCCTGCGCCTGCTCATCGAAACCGTCGGCCCCGAGCGCTGCCTGTTCGGCTCCGAATGCCCCGGCGTCGGCTCCACCATCGATCCCGCCACCGGCAAGCAAATGGACCACATCGCCCCCTTCATCCAGAAATTCGACTTCCTGAGCGACGCCGACAAGAAACTGATTTTCGAGGATAATGCGCGGAAGGTGTTTAATTTGGAGGTTTGA